A genomic window from Halorubrum trapanicum includes:
- a CDS encoding MaoC family dehydratase, with translation MTGLYYEEFEVGETIEHAKRRTISEADNQRFCDMTMNQQPLHLDADFAGETQFGERIVNGLYTMSLAVGLTIPETTDGTIVANLSYDDVEHPNPVFHGDTIRARSTVTDKRETSDGERGVVTMRVEAFKVVDGDDDVLVCELERTVLSEKRRADDGSE, from the coding sequence ATGACGGGACTGTACTACGAGGAGTTCGAGGTCGGCGAGACCATCGAACACGCGAAGCGACGGACGATAAGCGAGGCGGACAACCAGCGCTTCTGCGACATGACGATGAACCAGCAGCCGCTCCACCTCGACGCCGACTTCGCCGGGGAGACCCAGTTCGGCGAACGGATCGTGAACGGGCTGTACACGATGTCGCTCGCGGTCGGCCTCACCATCCCGGAGACGACCGACGGGACCATCGTCGCGAACCTCTCGTACGACGACGTCGAACACCCGAACCCCGTCTTCCACGGCGACACGATCCGCGCGCGGTCGACGGTCACCGACAAGCGGGAGACGAGCGACGGCGAGCGCGGCGTCGTCACCATGCGCGTGGAGGCGTTCAAGGTCGTCGACGGCGACGACGACGTCCTCGTCTGCGAGCTCGAGCGGACGGTGCTCTCGGAGAAGCGGCGGGCGGACGACGGGAGCGAATAG